The Toxorhynchites rutilus septentrionalis strain SRP chromosome 3, ASM2978413v1, whole genome shotgun sequence genome includes a region encoding these proteins:
- the LOC129778963 gene encoding uncharacterized protein LOC129778963: protein MVPFLYNNLSQMARSILGRFMQIDQLKNITQVTIEEINEAKNHLPMKEIVLGFETRKVLKNSSKLTQKQILQFRLECKGFLKALILKLMKRSPLTYPVTKAASSLDPSVIDSDQKLAGKRFEKLLTILMDFGRISGASADLALKQYLKLVGSNKSNKFAYYDRKNERLDHFWKGLLSGDEFMELFTIVKMICCLSHGNANLERGFSINAECLFENMREESVVAKRQIYDAVFHAGEIASIQISNQLIQRVRNSHSLYIEDKERRKKEDLASNASKMMKRQREAEAKSLEIKRSKILENAQKEAESLQEKIALLKSTVL, encoded by the exons ATGGTGCCATTTTTGTATAACAATTTGAGTCAAATGGCTAGAAGTATATTGGGAAGATTCATGCAGATCGATCAGCTAAAGAACATCACTCAG GTAACAATAGAAGAGATCAATGAAGCCAAGAATCATTTACCAATGAAAGAGATTGTATTGGGTTTTGAaacaagaaaagttttaaaaaactcGTCAAAATTGACCCAAAAACAAATTCTGCAATTTCGTCTGGAATGCAAAGGATTTTTGAAAGCACTGATTCTAAagcttatgaagcgatcgccatTGACGTATCCTGTGACGAAAGCCGCATCCTCTCTTGACCCTTCAGTCATTGATTCCGATCAAAAATTGGCTGGAAAACGATTCGAAAAGCTTTTAACTATATTGATGGATTTTGGTCGTATCAGTGGAGCTTCAGCAGACTTGGCactgaaacaatatttaaaattaGTTGGTAGCAACAAAAGCAACAAGTTTGCCtactatgatcggaaaaatgaaCGACTGGACCATTTCTGGAAGGGATTGCTATCGGGGGATGAGTTTATGGAACTTTTTACCATCGTAAAAATGATCTGCTGTCTCTCGCATGGAAACGCCAACCTTGAGAGGGGCTTTTCCATTAACGCTGAATGTCTTTTTGAAAACATGCGTGAGGAATCGGTTGTTGCTAAGCGACAAATTTATGACGCTGTATTTCACGCTGGAGAGATAGCATCAATACAAATTTCGAACCAGCTAATTCAACGAGTTCGAAATTCTCACTCCCTTTATATAGAAGACAAGGAACGCCGTAAGAAAGAAGATCTTGCGTCAAATGCGTCAAAGATGATGAAACGTCAACgagaagcagaagcgaaatCTTTAGAGATCAAACGGagtaaaattttggaaaacgcaCAGAAGGAAGCCGAAAgtttgcaagaaaaaatcgctttGTTGAAATCAACTGTTTTGTAA